One Methylomonas sp. LL1 DNA window includes the following coding sequences:
- a CDS encoding quinoprotein dehydrogenase-associated SoxYZ-like carrier — protein MIKPHKILWLLFFLPAMIWAEGDDSVWNSVLKNQYFAGKSIEESDAVIELEAPYRAEDPAIVPVKVSSKIAQTQGKYIKKIWLFVDKNPFPFVGEFEFFPESGKADLAMRVRVNTYSNIRAVAETNDGKLSMSKKFVKASGGCSAPIGADLDEAMKRLGKVKFRLDEGVKTGQPTQAQLMISHPNITGMQMDQMTRFVRKSHFIDQLKVTFNDKPVLNAKIDIAISADPNFRFYFVPDKPGELKAEFSDISCASPISRDVCNKGASYSQQYSVAP, from the coding sequence ATGATTAAACCGCATAAGATTTTATGGCTGTTGTTTTTTTTGCCGGCCATGATTTGGGCCGAGGGCGACGATAGCGTCTGGAACAGTGTGCTGAAAAACCAGTATTTTGCCGGTAAAAGCATCGAAGAGTCGGATGCCGTGATTGAATTGGAAGCGCCTTATCGGGCCGAGGACCCGGCGATCGTGCCGGTCAAGGTTTCCAGCAAGATTGCGCAAACCCAGGGCAAATACATCAAGAAAATCTGGCTGTTTGTCGATAAAAATCCGTTCCCATTCGTCGGCGAGTTTGAGTTTTTCCCGGAAAGCGGCAAGGCCGATTTGGCGATGCGGGTGCGGGTCAACACTTACAGTAATATCCGGGCGGTTGCCGAAACCAACGACGGCAAACTGAGCATGAGCAAAAAATTCGTCAAGGCCAGTGGCGGTTGTTCGGCACCGATAGGCGCCGATCTGGACGAAGCGATGAAACGGTTGGGCAAGGTCAAGTTCCGGCTGGATGAAGGCGTTAAAACCGGACAGCCCACCCAGGCGCAGTTAATGATTAGCCATCCCAATATCACCGGCATGCAAATGGATCAGATGACCAGATTTGTTAGAAAATCGCATTTCATCGATCAGTTGAAAGTGACATTTAATGACAAGCCGGTTTTAAACGCTAAAATCGACATTGCTATCAGTGCCGATCCCAATTTCCGGTTTTATTTCGTGCCGGACAAGCCTGGCGAGCTGAAAGCCGAATTCAGCGATATTTCCTGCGCATCGCCAATCAGCAGGGACGTTTGCAACAAGGGCGCAAGTTATTCGCAGCAGTATTCGGTTGCGCCCTAA
- a CDS encoding DUF2845 domain-containing protein translates to MNKTAFLLCLLLCTTDAQAFRCGRQLVQEGDHKLDVLEKCGEPEWTDQRITVVASRLRHPYGALEYDQYEEIVIDEWVYNFGSRKFKQFLQFENGVLKKIKNLSYGR, encoded by the coding sequence ATGAACAAAACCGCGTTTTTGCTGTGCCTGTTGCTCTGCACAACCGATGCGCAGGCATTTCGTTGTGGTCGCCAACTGGTTCAGGAGGGCGATCATAAACTGGATGTATTGGAAAAATGCGGCGAACCTGAATGGACCGATCAACGGATTACCGTGGTTGCTAGTCGATTGCGTCACCCCTATGGCGCGTTGGAATATGATCAATATGAAGAAATAGTCATCGACGAATGGGTCTATAACTTCGGATCAAGAAAATTCAAACAATTTTTACAGTTTGAAAATGGCGTGTTAAAGAAAATTAAAAATTTGAGTTATGGACGCTGA
- the cysC gene encoding adenylyl-sulfate kinase — protein MTKQSSNTVWHHATVSRIRREQQNGHKSVIIWFTGLSGAGKSTLAHAVEERLYQLGCRTFVLDGDNVRHGLCGDLGFTDEDRQENIRRIAELAKLMLEAGTISLTAFISPFRAERNLARKLVPHGDFIEVYCSCDLSICEQRDVKGLYKKARRGEIKHFTGISSPYEVPENPELSIDTGSHSLDECVDQVLALLVERGIINNAE, from the coding sequence ATGACAAAGCAAAGCAGCAATACCGTTTGGCACCACGCTACCGTGTCTAGGATCAGGCGCGAGCAACAAAATGGCCACAAATCCGTGATTATTTGGTTTACCGGCCTATCCGGGGCAGGGAAGTCGACCTTGGCGCACGCGGTCGAAGAGCGTTTGTATCAATTAGGCTGCCGTACCTTTGTGCTGGACGGCGATAATGTTCGGCATGGCTTGTGCGGCGATCTCGGTTTTACCGATGAGGATAGGCAGGAGAACATCCGGCGCATCGCCGAGTTAGCCAAGTTGATGCTGGAAGCAGGCACTATTTCATTAACGGCCTTTATTTCTCCGTTCAGAGCGGAACGGAACTTGGCTAGAAAGCTGGTGCCGCATGGCGATTTTATCGAGGTTTATTGCTCATGCGATCTATCGATCTGCGAGCAACGCGATGTCAAGGGTCTATACAAAAAAGCCCGGCGGGGTGAAATCAAACACTTTACCGGCATATCCTCACCCTATGAAGTGCCGGAAAATCCGGAGTTGAGCATCGATACCGGTAGTCATTCCTTGGACGAATGCGTCGATCAGGTTTTGGCCTTATTGGTGGAACGCGGCATTATCAATAATGCTGAATAG
- a CDS encoding DHH family phosphoesterase, with protein MNFDVFNGDADGICALIQLRLAEPVDATLITGVKRDISLLKRVDANAGDIVTVLDISLDKNRQPLVEMLDNQVEVFYVDHHQAGEIPEHPGLTALINTDANVCTSLLVDRYLDHRFTAWAVTAAFGDNLEDSAVLAAQGLNLTSAQLDSLRQLGIYINYNGYGSSVEDLYFAPDQLYRLLSGYESPLDFIASRADIYRQLREGYDGDMALAEHTKAEFKTDKVAVFILPDAKWARRVSGVWSNDLANQYPERAHAVLTHNQQGGYLVSVRAPLNNKTGADELCKQFPGGGGRKAAAGINHLPLEFLPTMIQAFEQRYA; from the coding sequence ATGAATTTTGATGTATTCAACGGCGACGCCGACGGTATTTGCGCGCTAATACAATTGCGCTTGGCGGAGCCGGTAGACGCGACATTAATCACCGGCGTCAAACGCGACATCAGCCTGCTAAAACGAGTCGATGCCAATGCGGGCGATATAGTCACCGTGCTGGATATTTCCCTGGATAAAAATCGCCAGCCCTTAGTGGAAATGCTGGACAATCAAGTCGAGGTGTTTTACGTCGACCATCATCAAGCCGGCGAAATACCCGAGCATCCTGGGCTGACGGCTTTGATAAATACCGACGCCAATGTCTGTACCAGTTTGTTGGTGGATCGCTATTTGGATCATCGCTTTACCGCTTGGGCCGTGACGGCGGCGTTTGGCGATAATTTGGAAGACAGTGCGGTTCTTGCGGCGCAAGGCTTGAATCTAACTTCGGCACAACTTGACTCGTTGCGGCAACTGGGCATATATATTAACTACAACGGATACGGATCGAGTGTGGAAGACTTGTATTTTGCCCCCGATCAGTTGTACCGTTTGTTATCCGGTTATGAATCGCCGCTTGATTTCATTGCCAGCCGCGCGGATATTTACCGGCAGTTGCGGGAAGGTTATGACGGCGATATGGCGCTGGCCGAGCACACAAAAGCTGAATTTAAAACCGATAAAGTTGCGGTTTTCATCTTGCCGGATGCAAAATGGGCACGCCGGGTTAGCGGGGTCTGGAGCAATGATCTCGCCAACCAGTATCCCGAGCGGGCGCATGCAGTGTTGACGCATAATCAGCAGGGTGGTTATCTGGTAAGCGTTCGGGCGCCGTTGAATAATAAGACCGGCGCTGACGAGTTGTGCAAGCAGTTTCCGGGAGGAGGAGGGAGAAAGGCTGCGGCGGGGATTAATCATCTGCCGCTGGAGTTTTTACCTACTATGATTCAAGCCTTCGAACAACGTTATGCATGA
- a CDS encoding VanZ family protein has protein sequence MPYVLIFIFYLSFVVYGSLVPLEYKYISIDQAIIKFKSIKYLSLGIESRADWIANILLYIPLSFLALGTVRNWLKSGFLAKIIFPILVLSFCLATAVGIEFAQQFFPPRTVSLNDLIAEALGTVIGIVLWFGVGEKSIAYSRQMTHGNWLSIKSAIILYLPAYVFLSLFPFDFVTSIDELNNKLAGGHDALFINIDDCGENPFRCSVKWVVEILVLMPLGGLFAALPYVPNRKGLAVVVGFLLGLAIEGTQLFIFSGSAQGFSIVTRMLGMAAGVKAYSVFAALDSSTLKPWIGRVIGLALVPYIGVVAAINGWMDGNWISMSAARQKLDDTHFLPFYYFYYTTETVALVSLLSNIGAYMPVGLLFWLNGLRNPGRPKTHGFWVGLTAATFAVIIETGKLFLKAKHVDPTDVLLAFAAGAGTYWALNGIQRVLGQSRRRDSSLYQTRSIPEDESIGSRAEDFSGAKSLPIDKNGLLPAGLIGLLIVYQMMHYPLMPVLLALALLAYAYALLQKPLIGFFVLPALLPLLDLAPWSGRFFFDEFDLLILSTLSMWLIRPVAEPRQMPGIRIAGFFCMGLFLLSLGVSLMIGLMPLPSIDANAFSNYYSNFNALRIAKGFLWGLLLMPYLNRILPGSPGRDYFSSGLLIGLVGLAIFSIIERWVFPGLFDFSTDYRINGLFSTMHTGGGHIESYLALTMPFIASLFFSDKHPLLARVGGGVLFVLSLYTLLMTFSRGGMIGIAVAFLVLLAGLYFHFSSHRRLKIWQSLASVALLLIAIAMLAVPVFKGDLIKHRISVAEKDSESRHKHWAAAIDMMDGDFVSQAFGMGLGSFPRTFFWSNQENAHPAIYRVAADNGNQFLALQGGDALFIGQYVAMQPHQKLKLSIEVRSPEQNAVLSVPICEKSLQYSFRCVSTEIKVVSAQWQRIVKDIDSGDLGASSSDIANGWPSRPVQLALYAGGDVGKIVEVDNLSLQDAKGNNLISNGDFSAGTDRWYFSTEKHNPWHIFNIWVQVLFDMGWLGLCAFIILILYVYYRLLKSLRHDIHAPILLASFSGFLIIGYVDSPFDAPRLTFLFFMLVAFAIFGCKRPDKSLRRLNK, from the coding sequence ATGCCTTATGTTTTGATTTTTATTTTTTATTTGTCTTTCGTGGTTTACGGTAGTTTAGTTCCTCTTGAATACAAGTATATTTCTATAGATCAAGCGATAATAAAATTTAAAAGTATCAAATATCTTTCATTAGGCATTGAATCCAGAGCCGACTGGATTGCCAATATTCTGCTTTATATTCCACTCTCGTTTCTGGCACTCGGTACTGTTCGGAATTGGCTAAAAAGCGGTTTTTTGGCCAAGATTATTTTTCCGATTCTGGTTTTGTCGTTTTGTTTGGCAACGGCTGTTGGCATCGAATTCGCGCAGCAGTTTTTCCCCCCGCGCACCGTTTCATTGAACGATTTAATTGCCGAAGCCCTCGGTACGGTCATCGGCATTGTTTTGTGGTTTGGCGTCGGTGAAAAATCCATCGCTTATAGTCGGCAAATGACTCATGGCAATTGGTTGTCCATCAAATCGGCAATCATCCTTTACTTGCCGGCCTATGTTTTTCTAAGTTTGTTCCCTTTCGATTTCGTCACCTCGATCGATGAGTTAAATAACAAACTTGCCGGCGGCCACGATGCGCTTTTCATCAATATTGATGACTGCGGGGAAAATCCGTTTCGCTGCTCGGTGAAATGGGTGGTGGAAATACTGGTATTAATGCCCTTGGGCGGGCTTTTTGCCGCACTACCTTATGTGCCGAATCGGAAAGGATTGGCCGTGGTCGTGGGGTTTTTGTTGGGACTGGCGATAGAGGGTACTCAACTATTTATTTTTTCCGGTAGCGCGCAAGGCTTCTCCATCGTTACCCGGATGCTGGGCATGGCGGCCGGCGTCAAAGCCTATAGTGTTTTCGCGGCTCTGGATTCGTCAACTCTCAAACCTTGGATAGGCAGGGTGATTGGGCTGGCTTTAGTTCCTTATATTGGGGTGGTGGCCGCCATCAATGGCTGGATGGACGGAAATTGGATTTCCATGTCAGCCGCGCGGCAGAAATTAGACGATACCCATTTTTTGCCGTTTTATTATTTTTATTACACGACCGAAACCGTCGCGCTGGTGAGTTTGTTAAGCAATATCGGTGCTTATATGCCGGTGGGCTTGTTGTTTTGGCTGAATGGCCTGAGAAATCCCGGACGGCCTAAAACTCATGGTTTTTGGGTGGGGCTAACTGCGGCGACTTTTGCCGTAATCATCGAGACAGGCAAACTGTTTTTGAAGGCAAAACATGTAGACCCCACCGATGTGTTACTGGCCTTTGCGGCCGGGGCGGGTACTTATTGGGCGTTGAATGGTATTCAGCGTGTGTTGGGCCAATCCAGGCGAAGAGATTCTTCTCTCTATCAGACTCGATCAATACCGGAAGATGAGTCTATCGGCTCGAGGGCGGAGGATTTTTCGGGCGCGAAATCCTTGCCGATAGACAAAAATGGCTTACTGCCGGCCGGTTTGATCGGTCTATTGATTGTTTACCAGATGATGCACTATCCGCTGATGCCGGTTTTGTTAGCGCTAGCTTTGCTTGCTTATGCGTATGCGCTATTGCAAAAACCTTTAATCGGTTTTTTTGTATTGCCGGCCTTGTTGCCACTCCTGGACCTCGCGCCCTGGAGCGGGCGTTTTTTCTTCGACGAGTTTGATCTGTTAATACTGTCGACTTTGAGCATGTGGTTAATTCGGCCTGTTGCTGAGCCAAGGCAGATGCCGGGTATTCGAATAGCCGGATTTTTTTGTATGGGTTTGTTTTTGCTGTCGTTGGGCGTCAGTTTAATGATAGGTTTGATGCCATTGCCCAGCATCGACGCCAATGCCTTTAGTAATTATTACAGCAATTTCAACGCATTACGGATAGCGAAAGGCTTTTTGTGGGGGCTGCTTTTAATGCCCTATTTGAATAGAATTTTGCCGGGTAGCCCCGGGCGAGATTATTTTTCAAGCGGATTATTGATTGGCCTGGTTGGACTGGCAATTTTCTCGATTATCGAGCGCTGGGTATTTCCGGGGTTGTTCGATTTTTCCACCGATTATCGAATCAACGGCTTGTTTTCGACCATGCACACCGGGGGCGGACATATCGAGTCCTATCTGGCGTTGACTATGCCTTTTATTGCCTCGCTGTTCTTTAGCGACAAACATCCGCTATTGGCTCGCGTGGGTGGGGGAGTACTATTCGTTTTAAGCCTTTACACGTTGTTGATGACTTTTTCGCGTGGTGGGATGATTGGTATTGCCGTGGCATTTCTGGTCTTGCTGGCGGGACTTTATTTTCATTTTAGCAGTCATCGGCGGTTAAAAATCTGGCAGTCGCTCGCGAGTGTCGCGCTTTTGTTGATCGCCATCGCCATGCTGGCCGTCCCGGTGTTCAAGGGCGACTTGATCAAACACCGTATCAGTGTGGCCGAAAAGGATAGCGAGAGCCGCCATAAACATTGGGCCGCGGCGATCGATATGATGGATGGCGATTTTGTGAGTCAAGCTTTCGGCATGGGCTTGGGAAGTTTTCCCCGTACGTTTTTTTGGTCGAATCAGGAAAATGCCCATCCGGCAATCTACCGTGTCGCGGCTGACAATGGCAATCAATTTTTGGCTTTACAGGGTGGTGATGCATTGTTTATCGGGCAGTATGTCGCCATGCAGCCGCATCAAAAGCTGAAATTATCCATAGAGGTGCGTAGTCCCGAACAAAATGCAGTGTTGTCTGTTCCAATCTGCGAGAAATCCTTACAATACTCGTTTCGATGTGTTTCCACTGAAATCAAGGTGGTCTCCGCCCAGTGGCAGCGCATCGTAAAGGACATAGACAGCGGCGATTTGGGCGCGAGTTCATCGGACATTGCAAATGGGTGGCCGAGTAGGCCGGTGCAGCTGGCACTCTATGCCGGCGGCGATGTCGGCAAGATTGTCGAGGTGGACAATCTAAGTTTGCAGGATGCAAAGGGTAATAATCTAATCAGTAATGGCGATTTCTCCGCGGGTACCGACCGCTGGTACTTTTCCACGGAAAAGCATAATCCCTGGCATATCTTCAATATTTGGGTACAAGTGCTATTCGATATGGGTTGGCTAGGTTTGTGCGCCTTTATTATATTGATCCTATATGTTTATTACCGTTTATTGAAATCCCTGCGGCACGACATCCATGCCCCAATTTTACTGGCTTCTTTCAGCGGGTTTTTGATTATCGGTTATGTGGATAGTCCATTTGACGCGCCAAGATTGACGTTTTTGTTTTTCATGCTGGTCGCTTTTGCAATTTTTGGCTGCAAGAGACCGGATAAATCATTGAGAAGATTAAATAAATAA